Within the Erigeron canadensis isolate Cc75 chromosome 6, C_canadensis_v1, whole genome shotgun sequence genome, the region CCACATGGGTCCTCCTGTCGAACCTCAACACATTGAACTCGCATAAACGGGAGACTTTTCTGCATTTGAAGATCTCAGGACCGACGACGTTATACCTGAAACACAACCGGTTGAAGAACAAGATGAAGTTAAAGAGGTCGATTGTCGTGGGAAGAAAAAGGTGTTTGTCGGGAGGAAGCGGCGTAAACATTGGACGGAAGATCAAAAGGTCGCCTTGGCTCAAGCATGGATTCAAATATCGGAGTGTAAGAAGTATGGCATAGAACAAAAGGCCGAAGGGTTTTGGAAACGAGTTCTTCAACACTATACAAGCACCTTGGGTTCGACTACGCGAACCTTTCATAGTTTGACTACAAAGTGGAAGGCGATGAATATGGAGATGGGTGTTTTCAACGGGTTATGGATTCAAGCGGTACATATACTTACACCTTTTTCATTGCAAATGTCGATTAAGCATTGCTGTAGATTAAGTACTCtgtttagatatatatatatgtgtatgtgtgtgtgtgtgtgtgtcgaattgattttgatatagatatagatatgtgttGATTAATCTGATTAagcatatagatatagatacaatgTCGATTAGGTATAGATTAAGTACTATgtaatgattttgattttgatatagatatatatatatgtgtcgaTTAAGCATTGCTATATATTGGTTAAccatatagatatacatactgTGTAGATACTGTGTAAccaaatagatatagattttgaTTATGTCGAATTGATTAAATACAATGTGTATGTAGCCGAGGTGATtgattatgtgtatatattcgAATTGTTCATGTCgaattgattgattaaatacaATGTTTGATTTATGTAGTTTCGTGCAAAGGGGAGTGGATGCAATGACTTGGATGTTACGACGACCGCTTTGTCCGATTACCACACCAAATTGGACAAGCATTTTACGCATCTACCAGCGTGGCATGTGGTAAAAACTCGTGATAAATGGAAGCAACAAGATTGTTTTGCTGATATTGTAGGAATGGGAATCGGTTCGTCTAGTGGATCCTCAAAAAGAAAGTCAGCGGATTATGAATCGGCAAGCAACGACAATGTCCTTCCCGACATGAATGAAGACCCATCCCCGCCTTTGGAACCaagaaagatgaagaagaagcaatCCGCCTCGTCTTGCAGCTCGGTGTCAAATGTAGCCGAGGAAATCACCAAGTACACACAACAAAGGACGAGCTATTTGGACAAGAAGGAAGAGAAAGAAGAATTGGCGAAGCGTTTGATGGCTACACAACTTGAGGGGGAGATGTTCAAGAACCGCCACCGtgaatttgatgtttttatGAAGCCCCATGATCACATTACCGATCCCGCTTTGTTGGAGTGTGTTCTCGAGGAAAAATGCGCACTCGGGAAAAAAAAACGGATGAccttgtaatttttaaatttgttgaactatttatgtttaattttaatttgtaatgtggtgaactatttatttttatgtttaatttagtatttatgttgaattttaattgaatttagtatttatatttatatagttaaattgatgatttaatataaaaaaaaaggaaaaagaaaagaaattgggtaagtttaatgaatttgtgtatgtatttctagtgatttgggtaagaattgggtAAAATTTAATAGGTATGAGTTGGAGGATTTTGATTAGAAGATGATTTGGGTAACTTAATTGAATTCGGTACCACTCCTTCCCGCTAAAAGATTTCGCATGCTAATAACTTATTTGACCACTTTTAAAAGTTTCTCCAAATAAGAGCATTCTATCTACCACGGATTAAAAGGACCAACtctaatcattttctttttcttcttttggcaTGATTACGAAGACACTAACATGCCCGCACAATAAATATGCATTATGTTGTTTCTAAAAATAGcaacttttcattataaaacCATATAACTTGTGTCAACATTTCATATAAAACTTACTAGCCTAAATTTGGTGTGTAAAGCACTGTTTAACTTAATTTATTCTACAGTTTTTGTTAATTACATTAtcccaaaaataaaaacaaaaaatttgcaTTTATGGAAGCATTATGCATTATGTATATCAGTTGTTTACATTTTAGCTGTTTTATACCAAAAAAAGTTTggaatatagataaatatatttatgtgtCATTTTGTGCATCAACTTATTGACTATTCTCTGTTCATAGATACCATCTTATGAAGTGAACGAACTCATAATCTGTTTCTACAAAAGTCATTTGTAAGATTAAGTTATTGAGGTTGTTGCTTAACGTAAAAATTATAGTTACTCCTCAACGAACTCCGTTCTAGAGATGGCAATGGATAGGATTTAGATCGGATGTGGTCAAATCCAtatccatttatttttttagcatccatatccatatttatttaaaaaagtctCATCCACTCATATCCATTTCCAATAGATGGGATAGATAAATGGATATCCATTGGATGATTGCCATTAAAATATTTTCGCAATAATATAACAGTTTAAAATGTGTAGTAAACATCCTTGTCATCAATAAATATGTTGTTCTAACTTTCCAAAATCAAAAGTCATGGTTTTCTCTATATTATAGAATCAAAAGTAACCGGTTTCCGAGTTTGTACAACCAAAAAACATATTTGTGTAATTGTGTTACACACATTTTGCAATCCTAAAGTCTAAATATTGAATACAATTACAAAAAGTACTAAGATATTACTTTTAacttaattatgtttgtatattttttggttGCAACATCAAGATTTCAAAAACACGCCcccttaaaaattaaaagtcatatatatattaacaaaaatgtaaaatgtGTTCAACACAtagacatttatatatataatttataaataaaaacaacacATTTAGTTAATTTCGGGTTAATTAATGACATCGacatatttttatctatattcaCTCCATTAAATATCCATATCTGCTCCACATCCAATATTTATTCAATTAACGTCATCTATATCCAACAATAATAGATCAGATCGAGTAGATGTTTATTGGATCGGGTTACCATTTTCATCCCTAGCTGTTTTTACAAAAGAACCATTTACTTTTTAAAGTTGCTTCTAATTAATGAGTATAAAGTTTGCTTCCAATGAGACAGGGAAATATCAACTTCACGTGCTTTGGTTTTGAATGGGACGACTTGACGATTGGTCACTTGTTCGTATGAAAATGACACTTTCTTTTAATTTGGtgaaataaacaatataaatatatcgCGTAATACACAAgttagtatatttttatatttatatatattgaaaatacaacttttaactaattattaacaaatttaattattaattatactaaaatatatataaaaaaaagtttacactttttttttaaaaatcaccaaattataatatttagattTCCTTAAAAGAATAAATCTTACTGTAGTTATTTATAAGTCCCAttagtttacattttttttgttttctattaccaatttataattttttatttttcatcactaATATTTAACTTGatagagatatattttgacTTATCATTCAAAGTGTGAGGATTAATATtgtctttaataaattaaaaaatttaaagaatgtGATCTAATGATCATAAATCAATGTAGAAAATCATCAAACGGttgttttctataattaatttacCATATTTAGATTTTCATAAAAGGATAAATCTTACTATAAATATTTGAAAGTCGCATTAACTtgcatttcttttgtttttcaacactAATTTATagatttctttatttttcataactgatatttaatttaaaatatagtaTTGATAACGTTTTAGATTTATAACACCTATAtgagatttgctaactagtgcccctagtgcactagttaagaagcatttaatgaacttgttatttctttattaatcaaaaattttacttaatgtgtattaatttaactcaacaatttttatttttaattaaatatttaatacatatttttatattttaagaaaattagaCTTCAATAAATACTTTATTAAATGCTTATGCTTCTTAACTAACGCACTAAAGACACTAGTTTGCAAATCCTTTAAAGAATAATATTGAATCAACATTATGGTGGAGTTGACCTCTTTGTTAGCCTTAGATGGAATTAATTTTAGGAACATTTTTTAAGCCTCTAACAATAactaattttctttatttttcttgaaCCGGCAAAATAAACAAAACGGAAAGAATGTGTTAATTCATAGCAACTATGAGACAACTATCGAGATTATCAATACTTAAGTTCCCACTCGATCATGCTTCAAATTctcctttcctagctcaaaaCTAATAATAGCCCGAAAGTTAAGAAAACTTATAGTGAAAAACATGTGAAGGAGGAAGCTAGGTATCAAACGACCATATGACCCTTTAGTATGTACTATTCAGGAGGCATTGACAAACATTTATTTCTTATGTTTTTTCAACCAAACAATATAAGATTTCTCCATAAACCAAACTTATCAAAATAGAAGTCCGTACACTGTAGTTGGTACGTTCAGAAAAGCAAACgtaacatatacgagtatatatatatatttgtccaATGATGGAGTATCCACGTAGAGGTAGTTGGGAAGGTATTGTGACTTGAGAAAAAGATAAGCCGATAAGGTTATGGTTACCACTCTGATGACAGCGAAAAAAGGGGTCGTGCgcctgaaaaaaaaaagtggatgTTTATTTTTCGGCATGTGTAACCTCTGTGTGGTCGCCGTTAATACTGCGGGTCCCTATGTCTGTAATAGTAAATTTGAACGAGAAATTAGCGGGGCCCTGTCAGTGTCAAAGTATTAGTGTCGACGTCGGCGCTAATACCTTGGTCGGGTTGACTTTTGCCTAGTGATATTACCCTCTGCCTTAATTTTTAACGTAAAAAGTGAGAATCGATGGTATTATGGTAATTAAACAAATTAGAGAGGGTTATTTGTGTCGGGCAAAACTAGGCTAACTTGTCTTCATTCAACGAAGAATGTGTGTGGTGGGGTACTTGGCCAGCGCCAAAGCCGCAGGcctcctatatatatagttttaccACATTCATTCACATGCGCGTAATCTTCACCTCTTTTGGATGCCTAAAAGTGATACAATTGACTGTTGAGGTAAAACACTAGCTAATAATTTTAGTTAAAGAGAGATGATGAGTTCACATCTTATATGTGACTATGTGAGCATAGGTGGTTGCTAGACGA harbors:
- the LOC122604786 gene encoding glutathione S-transferase T3-like is translated as MKLHDVVDIKDSTDEKDEVDGDMFLDEVKLVDIHKMKRRWDVISVKNKYMSTDFIISDAKGNVLHCFVKASIAYRFKPLLEEGCLYMMNDFTVLPNPQKYRIMKDVEFMIEIDGSTLVTKQSDDVDKFIRHPFQLVSFEQIVPTNSKYFVDLRTDDVIPETQPVEEQDEVKEVDCRGKKKVFVGRKRRKHWTEDQKVALAQAWIQISECKKYGIEQKAEGFWKRVLQHYTSTLGSTTRTFHSLTTKWKAMNMEMGVFNGLWIQAFRAKGSGCNDLDVTTTALSDYHTKLDKHFTHLPAWHVVKTRDKWKQQDCFADIVGMGIGSSSGSSKRKSADYESASNDNVLPDMNEDPSPPLEPRKMKKKQSASSCSSVSNVAEEITKYTQQRTSYLDKKEEKEELAKRLMATQLEGEMFKNRHREFDVFMKPHDHITDPALLECVLEEKCALGKKKRMTL